From the Priestia koreensis genome, one window contains:
- a CDS encoding ROK family glucokinase, with translation MDEKWLVGVDLGGTTIKMAFINYYGEILYKWEVPTDKTENGRKIPIQIAKAVVTKLEEINEPKSRLLGIGIGAPGPVNAANGSIDVAVNLGWKDFPLKDILEVEVNLPVVVDNDANIAAIGEMWKGAGEGAKELLAVTLGTGVGGGVIANGQIVHGANGAAGEIGHITSIPEGGSRCNCGKSGCLETISSATGIVRVALEEIANTSTPSVLRDLYNDEKHFSSKTVFDAVKENDPLALKVVDHVAFHLGLALANIANGLNPEKIVIGGGVSKAGDTLLKPVTAYFNKFAFPRVADGAELTIATLGNDAGVIGGAWLARSKFGVN, from the coding sequence ATGGATGAAAAATGGTTAGTAGGTGTCGACTTAGGTGGCACAACAATTAAAATGGCGTTTATTAATTACTACGGTGAAATCCTTTACAAATGGGAAGTTCCAACGGATAAAACTGAAAATGGACGTAAAATTCCCATTCAGATCGCAAAAGCAGTTGTAACAAAGCTAGAAGAAATTAATGAACCAAAAAGCAGACTTCTTGGTATTGGAATTGGAGCACCTGGTCCGGTCAATGCCGCAAACGGTTCCATTGATGTAGCGGTTAACTTAGGGTGGAAAGATTTCCCGTTAAAAGACATTTTAGAAGTGGAAGTAAACCTACCTGTTGTCGTTGATAACGACGCAAATATTGCTGCAATCGGTGAAATGTGGAAAGGTGCCGGAGAAGGCGCGAAAGAATTGCTAGCGGTTACGTTAGGTACAGGCGTAGGCGGCGGTGTGATTGCGAATGGTCAAATCGTTCACGGTGCGAACGGCGCAGCTGGTGAAATTGGTCACATCACATCTATTCCAGAAGGTGGCTCTCGCTGTAATTGTGGGAAATCAGGCTGTTTAGAAACGATTTCATCTGCTACAGGAATCGTTCGTGTGGCACTTGAAGAAATCGCTAACACGTCTACACCAAGCGTGCTGAGAGATTTGTATAACGATGAAAAGCACTTCTCATCTAAAACCGTATTTGATGCTGTAAAAGAGAACGATCCATTAGCTCTTAAAGTAGTGGATCACGTAGCGTTTCACTTAGGATTAGCGTTAGCAAACATTGCAAACGGTTTAAATCCTGAAAAAATCGTAATTGGTGGCGGCGTATCCAAAGCTGGCGACACGCTTTTAAAACCTGTTACGGCATACTTCAATAAGTTTGCGTTCCCACGCGTCGCAGACGGTGCGGAATTAACCATTGCAACGCTTGGAAATGACGCAGGTGTCATTGGCGGAGCGTGGTTAGCTCGCAGTAAATTTGGCGTAAACTAA
- a CDS encoding YqgQ family protein translates to MKTFYDVQQLLKTFGIFVYVGDRIADLEIMEDELRELYSSQLLDVKDYQMAILIVRRERQLLKDKKG, encoded by the coding sequence ATGAAAACTTTTTATGATGTCCAACAACTTTTAAAAACATTTGGTATCTTCGTCTATGTAGGCGATCGTATCGCTGATTTAGAGATAATGGAAGATGAGCTGAGGGAGCTATATAGCTCTCAGCTTCTTGATGTAAAAGACTATCAAATGGCAATCTTAATCGTTCGACGTGAACGACAACTATTAAAAGATAAAAAGGGATGA
- a CDS encoding rhomboid family intramembrane serine protease, with the protein MSSRQEYMYWQTVRKLIHEKKYSVLSVAENLSEIWLESKKEAQIVRVVRHTFNWANEMEHDANQVYYVADTYRKRSMKRNLRLVNIYISDHEPVNDWTDVIGAKKADHIQVQTFLISRAERESYEDLYRQLQLSLFIPETDELDSDIRALQMEVVDGINEEREKEKNLFNYSKPFFSYLFLAIQIVMYLVLELNGGSQDNNTLLKYGAKFTPYILAGEWWRLVTPIFLHIGFLHLLMNSFALYSIGPLVERIYGRARFVFIYLLAGITGVLGSMVFSTSLSAGASGAIFGLFGALLYLGVQHKALFFRTMGVNVIGIIVINLIYGFSVSGIDNAGHIGGMIGGFLAAAIVALPKDRNKALQIGAFVVTALLVGGSLVYSYSDQNLVKNEDMAFQSTQQYVSENKYEEALKIVKPYEDRHIKSGKMMTALGVIEFQKGNIDASREDLEKAIKYDPSFAHPYYVLGVIYANEGDLTKATEFVQKAVDLNPDAEGYQELLDRLKQEAPQGNS; encoded by the coding sequence GTGAGCAGTAGGCAGGAATACATGTATTGGCAAACGGTAAGAAAGCTTATTCATGAAAAGAAGTATTCCGTGTTGTCAGTTGCAGAAAACCTTTCTGAAATTTGGCTAGAATCCAAAAAGGAAGCGCAGATCGTACGCGTCGTTCGACATACGTTCAACTGGGCGAACGAAATGGAGCATGATGCAAATCAAGTTTATTACGTAGCAGATACATATCGAAAGCGCAGCATGAAGCGCAATCTACGTCTTGTTAATATTTATATCTCGGATCATGAGCCTGTGAATGATTGGACGGATGTAATAGGTGCTAAAAAAGCCGATCACATTCAAGTTCAAACATTTTTAATAAGCAGAGCAGAACGAGAAAGCTATGAGGACTTGTACCGTCAGCTTCAACTATCGTTATTCATTCCAGAAACGGACGAGTTAGACAGTGACATACGAGCGTTACAAATGGAAGTTGTGGACGGAATTAACGAGGAGAGGGAAAAAGAGAAGAATTTATTTAATTACTCTAAGCCTTTCTTTTCGTATCTCTTTTTAGCCATTCAAATTGTGATGTATCTGGTGTTGGAATTAAACGGGGGAAGTCAAGATAATAATACACTCTTAAAGTACGGTGCTAAATTCACGCCTTATATTTTAGCAGGAGAGTGGTGGCGTCTTGTCACACCGATTTTCTTACACATCGGATTTCTGCATCTACTAATGAACAGTTTCGCTTTATACTCCATTGGTCCGCTAGTAGAACGTATTTATGGTCGAGCACGCTTTGTTTTTATTTACTTACTAGCAGGAATCACCGGAGTGCTTGGAAGTATGGTATTTAGTACCTCGCTTTCTGCAGGTGCTTCCGGCGCGATCTTTGGGCTGTTTGGGGCACTGCTGTATCTAGGCGTTCAGCACAAAGCGCTCTTTTTCCGCACGATGGGTGTGAACGTTATTGGCATTATCGTGATTAACTTAATTTACGGATTTAGCGTGTCTGGCATTGATAATGCGGGTCATATTGGTGGAATGATCGGTGGCTTTTTAGCGGCTGCGATCGTGGCTCTGCCGAAAGATCGAAACAAAGCCCTACAAATTGGCGCATTTGTTGTTACGGCTTTGCTTGTTGGTGGATCGCTCGTGTATTCCTACAGTGATCAAAATTTAGTGAAAAACGAAGATATGGCTTTTCAATCCACTCAGCAATATGTATCGGAAAACAAATACGAAGAAGCATTAAAAATTGTGAAGCCTTATGAAGATCGCCATATTAAGAGTGGAAAGATGATGACGGCCCTTGGCGTCATTGAATTTCAAAAGGGAAATATAGACGCGTCTAGAGAAGATTTAGAAAAGGCGATTAAATATGATCCGTCATTTGCTCATCCCTATTATGTGCTAGGTGTGATTTATGCAAATGAAGGAGATCTTACTAAAGCAACAGAGTTTGTTCAAAAGGCAGTAGACCTAAATCCTGACGCAGAAGGTTACCAAGAATTACTAGATCGACTTAAACAAGAAGCGCCACAAGGAAATTCCTAA
- the mobA gene encoding molybdenum cofactor guanylyltransferase, which yields MNQRTTVTGVILAGGESRRFGSPKALAKFGNQTFIERAVQLLQEEVDSLLIIAHPTIASTIQKLLPSVTVITDVPAHAGKGPLAGIYTAMDHENAHWYFVMPCDMPYLSKESIRTFFSHQRTEHDAVLSCIHNRTQPLVGLYHGRVKTKLEDCLSRHELRVMKALDLLNVHWLTEKHFDTNVQREFQNINTPNSVG from the coding sequence ATGAATCAACGAACTACTGTAACAGGCGTCATTTTAGCGGGGGGAGAGTCAAGACGATTCGGCTCACCAAAGGCACTGGCGAAGTTTGGGAATCAAACGTTCATTGAGAGAGCGGTACAGCTTTTGCAGGAGGAAGTGGATTCTCTGCTAATTATTGCCCATCCAACGATTGCCTCGACTATTCAGAAGCTGCTGCCGTCTGTCACTGTGATTACAGATGTGCCTGCTCATGCAGGAAAGGGGCCACTTGCTGGTATTTACACGGCGATGGACCATGAAAACGCTCATTGGTATTTTGTGATGCCCTGTGACATGCCTTACCTTTCAAAGGAAAGTATTCGTACGTTCTTTTCACATCAGCGTACCGAGCACGATGCGGTGCTAAGCTGTATACATAATCGAACACAGCCTCTTGTAGGCTTGTATCATGGACGAGTAAAAACAAAGTTAGAAGATTGCTTGTCTCGTCACGAGCTGCGTGTCATGAAGGCGCTAGATCTTCTAAACGTACACTGGTTAACCGAAAAGCATTTCGATACAAACGTGCAACGTGAATTTCAGAATATCAATACTCCTAATAGCGTAGGGTAA
- a CDS encoding DUF92 domain-containing protein, translated as MWIDLFTYVIIGVIAYAGYRLRALTISGAAAAFITGVAISIGAGIQGLFILALFFGTSTLWSKYKKQQKKAVEEKLEKSDARDWVQVCANGGIGTLFALVYRFTGHSLYEWMMIVSFAAANSDTWASEIGSLSKSRPFHLLRLRVVDRGTSGAISVLGTFAAVGGSAVIACGAFYAFPSVTWRVALFIALFGFIGNVIDSVLGATVQVSYRCQVCGMETERKEHCGSKTVYARGISFLNNDAVNALSILFGTLIGGLFL; from the coding sequence ATGTGGATTGACCTTTTTACCTATGTCATAATCGGAGTAATTGCTTATGCTGGCTATCGTCTTCGTGCGTTGACGATAAGCGGAGCCGCTGCTGCTTTCATAACGGGCGTGGCGATCTCGATCGGAGCCGGAATACAGGGGCTATTTATTCTCGCACTCTTTTTCGGAACATCCACTCTTTGGAGTAAATACAAAAAACAGCAAAAGAAAGCTGTGGAGGAAAAACTCGAAAAAAGCGATGCAAGAGATTGGGTTCAAGTATGTGCTAATGGAGGAATTGGGACGCTGTTCGCCTTAGTCTACCGTTTTACGGGTCATTCGCTTTATGAGTGGATGATGATTGTCAGCTTCGCGGCAGCAAACTCTGATACGTGGGCATCTGAAATCGGATCACTCAGTAAAAGCAGACCGTTTCATTTACTTCGTTTACGAGTGGTAGACCGAGGAACATCGGGTGCGATCTCCGTGCTCGGTACATTCGCTGCTGTTGGAGGAAGCGCTGTAATTGCCTGTGGTGCTTTTTACGCGTTTCCGTCCGTTACATGGCGTGTGGCTCTTTTCATCGCGCTGTTTGGATTTATCGGAAACGTGATTGATAGCGTACTAGGCGCAACCGTTCAAGTGAGCTATCGCTGTCAAGTATGCGGGATGGAGACAGAGCGTAAAGAGCACTGTGGATCTAAAACGGTCTATGCACGTGGAATATCATTCTTAAACAACGATGCTGTGAATGCGCTATCTATTTTATTTGGTACACTAATAGGAGGACTATTCCTATGA
- a CDS encoding 5-formyltetrahydrofolate cyclo-ligase has protein sequence MKKELRSAFKARMDEMTTEELHRYSVLITERLVNSSFWENCQVIGCTISGPKEVSTLMLIEKAWEQGKDIVVPKCHPKTKEMTFHRLTSFDQLETVFYGLKEPIVEKTTKVEAAQIDGMIVPGLWFDHSGYRVGYGGGYYDRYLVHYPHRTTALAMDWQLVDSVPYEQHDVPVHQIVTNETVLYVD, from the coding sequence GTGAAAAAAGAATTGCGAAGCGCGTTCAAAGCCCGAATGGATGAAATGACGACAGAGGAACTTCATCGCTATTCCGTGCTCATTACAGAGCGTCTAGTAAACAGCTCATTTTGGGAGAACTGTCAGGTCATTGGATGTACGATCTCTGGTCCAAAAGAGGTTTCAACGTTGATGCTTATTGAAAAGGCGTGGGAGCAAGGGAAAGACATTGTTGTCCCTAAGTGTCACCCAAAAACGAAGGAAATGACGTTTCATCGCCTTACATCCTTTGATCAACTCGAAACAGTCTTTTACGGGTTAAAGGAACCAATTGTTGAAAAAACAACCAAGGTTGAGGCAGCTCAAATCGATGGAATGATTGTTCCGGGATTATGGTTTGATCACAGCGGGTATCGTGTTGGATACGGAGGCGGCTATTATGATCGCTATTTAGTTCATTATCCTCACAGAACGACCGCTCTGGCGATGGACTGGCAGCTGGTTGATTCCGTTCCTTACGAGCAGCACGATGTTCCTGTTCACCAAATTGTCACGAATGAGACGGTGCTTTATGTGGATTGA
- the rpmG gene encoding 50S ribosomal protein L33, with the protein MRVNITLACTETGDRNYITTKNKRNNPDRLELKKYCPRLKKVTLHRETK; encoded by the coding sequence ATGCGTGTGAATATTACATTAGCTTGCACAGAAACTGGTGATCGTAACTACATCACTACTAAAAATAAGCGTAACAATCCTGACCGTCTTGAGCTTAAAAAATATTGCCCAAGACTTAAGAAAGTTACTCTACACCGCGAAACAAAGTAA